A window from Zingiber officinale cultivar Zhangliang chromosome 7A, Zo_v1.1, whole genome shotgun sequence encodes these proteins:
- the LOC122002649 gene encoding protein NRT1/ PTR FAMILY 4.4-like, protein MNIQTGQGSRKDSMHAQQVSVDWRGKPCMPNKHGGMRAVIFVLGFQALEIMAIAAVGNNLITYVFNEMHFSLSKSANLVTNFVGTIFLLSLLGGFLSDSYLGSFWTMLIFGFVELSGYLLLSVQAHLPQLRPPPCNMMSPEEHCMEAEGFKATVFFVALYLVALGSGCLKPNMISHGADQFRNDDPAQCKKLSTYFNIAYFSFCVGELIALTVLIWVQTRSGMDVGFGVSAGAMAMGLAIMVSGAFFYRNKHPQGSIFTPIARVFVAAFSKRKQICPSSSDILHRSHINESNNPPFANKFRFLDKACVRVEDGSNMKESPWRLCTVSEVEQVKIIISVIPIFGCTIIFNTILAQLQTFSVQQGNAMDTKLTDSFHVPPASLQAIPYIMLTVLVPIYETCFVPLTRKFTRTDSGITPLQRIGVGLFTVTFSMVAAAMIERKRRETYMESNKLLSLFWIAPQFLIFGLSEMFTAVGLIEFFYKQSRAGMQAFLTAMTYCSYSFGFYLSSLLVSLVNKITSGSSKDGWLSDNDLNNDRLDLFYWLLAALSLINFFIYLLCSNWYSSSLSPSTNAGEDDHISSSKHVQAEDIL, encoded by the exons ATGAACATTCAAACAGGGCAGGGATCCAGAAAGGACTCCATGCATGCTCAACAAGTCTCTGTTGATTGGAGGGGCAAACCTTGCATGCCAAATAAGCATGGCGGCATGAGAGCTGTCATCTTTGTTTTAG GGTTTCAAGCACTGGAGATCATGGCGATTGCTGCAGTTGGGAACAACCTCATAACCTATGTCTTCAATGAGATGCATTTCTCCTTGTCGAAATCAGCAAACTTAGTGACCAATTTTGTAGGGACTATCTTTCTCCTGTCCCTGCTTGGCGGTTTCCTCTCAGATTCCTATCTGGGGAGCTTCTGGACCATGCTAATATTTGGATTTGTAGAGCTGTCT GGATACTTATTGCTGTCAGTGCAAGCTCATCTGCCACAGTTGAGGCCACCCCCATGCAACATGATGTCCCCAGAGGAGCACTGCATGGAGGCAGAGGGGTTTAAGGCCACTGTCTTCTTTGTGGCTCTCTACTTGGTGGCCTTAGGAAGTGGGTGCCTGAAACCCAACATGATATCACATGGAGCTGACCAGTTCAGGAATGATGACCCTGCTCAGTGCAAGAAACTCTCCACTTACTTCAACATTGCCTACTTCAGCTTCTGTGTAGGGGAGCTCATTGCCCTCACTGTTCTCATTTGGGTCCAGACGAGGTCAGGGATGGATGTCGGGTTCGGTGTGTCGGCAGGTGCCATGGCCATGGGGCTTGCCATCATGGTCTCCGGCGCCTTCTTCTACAGGAACAAACACCCACAAGGCAGCATTTTCACACCAATAGCAAGG GTCTTTGTAGCTGCATTCAGCAAGAGAAAGCAAATTTGCCCTTCAAGCTCTGACATTCTTCACAGAAGCCACATCAATGAATCCAACAATCCACCATTTGCCAATAAGTTTAG GTTCTTGGACAAAGCCTGTGTCAGAGTTGAAGATGGCTCTAACATGAAGGAGAGCCCATGGAGACTGTGCACAGTTTCAGAAGTAGAGCAAGTTAAGATCATCATCTCGGTGATTCCAATTTTCGGGTGTACCATCATCTTCAACACCATCTTAGCGCAGCTGCAGACCTTCTCGGTCCAACAAGGAAATGCCATGGACACCAAGCTCACCGACTCATTCCATGTCCCCCCTGCATCCCTCCAAGCCATCCCCTACATCATGCTCACTGTACTAGTGCCCATTTACGAAACGTGCTTCGTTCCACTCACTCGAAAGTTCACCCGAACCGACTCCGGGATCACTCCCCTGCAGCGCATTGGTGTCGGGCTATTCACTGTGACATTCTCCATGGTTGCTGCGGCCATGatcgagaggaagaggagggagacaTACATGGAGTCCAACAAGCTACTCTCCCTCTTTTGGATTGCACCGCAGTTCCTAATATTCGGGCTCTCAGAGATGTTCACCGCGGTGGGGCTCATCGAGTTCTTCTACAAGCAATCCCGGGCTGGCATGCAGGCCTTCTTGACAGCCATGACCTACTGCTCCTACTCATTTGGGTTCTACTTGAGCTCCCTGCTCGTCTCACTCGTGAACAAGATCACTTCAGGCTCATCCAAAGACGGTTGGCTAAGTGACAACGACCTTAACAACGATAGGCTGGACCTCTTCTATTGGCTCCTTGCTGCCCTCAGCCTCATCAACTTCTTCATCTACTTACTCTGCTCCAATTGGTATTCCAGTAGCCTATCTCCATCTACTAATGCCGGTGAAGACGACCACATCAGTTCCTCTAAGCATGTTCAAGCTGAGGATATTCTGTAA